One genomic segment of Chitinophaga sancti includes these proteins:
- a CDS encoding AraC family transcriptional regulator, with amino-acid sequence MKSSVMKGDIPFHLPDRPANVLQAAALKEDTIILPSAAVNSTITQWLFDGIYVRHSIHQFSDYLSFSKKNETDTISLSFNMKGHTLIRQEGTCYDVQDQQHNIIYANGYMNTFENKSLDAENLSIEFSREAFLQLTEGSNDTMKRFADRLLAGGPVVMGVQSLPTNAAIQRVIQDIIQCSYTGHLKKLFLLSKSIELLVLQADAWHQAFQFRERQQYKRDDVERIHYAREYLINNMETPPSLSELSRIVGINEFKLKKKFKEEFNTTVFGYLADYRLGMARSFLEAGNKAVGDIAYELGYSSPQHFSAAFRKKFGVAPSELKK; translated from the coding sequence ATGAAAAGTTCCGTCATGAAGGGTGATATTCCTTTTCATTTACCAGATCGTCCTGCGAATGTATTGCAGGCAGCAGCGCTAAAAGAGGATACCATTATTCTTCCATCAGCGGCAGTCAATTCAACGATTACGCAGTGGTTGTTTGACGGTATTTATGTGCGGCATAGTATTCATCAGTTTTCCGATTACCTGTCATTTTCTAAAAAAAATGAAACGGATACAATCAGTCTATCATTTAACATGAAGGGACATACGCTGATCAGGCAGGAAGGGACTTGTTATGATGTGCAGGACCAGCAGCATAATATCATTTATGCGAATGGGTACATGAATACGTTTGAAAATAAATCGCTGGATGCGGAGAATCTGAGTATTGAATTTAGCAGGGAGGCATTTTTGCAATTGACGGAAGGGAGTAATGATACGATGAAGCGATTTGCAGACCGATTACTGGCCGGAGGACCGGTGGTGATGGGTGTACAGTCATTGCCTACAAATGCGGCGATACAGCGGGTCATACAGGATATTATACAATGTAGTTACACGGGGCATCTGAAGAAGTTGTTTTTGTTATCTAAAAGTATTGAGTTGCTGGTTTTGCAGGCGGATGCATGGCACCAGGCTTTTCAGTTTCGGGAGCGGCAGCAGTATAAGAGGGATGATGTGGAGCGGATACATTATGCGCGGGAGTACCTGATTAATAATATGGAAACGCCGCCGAGTTTGTCGGAGTTGTCGAGGATAGTGGGGATCAATGAGTTTAAGTTGAAGAAGAAGTTTAAGGAGGAATTTAATACGACGGTATTTGGGTATTTGGCCGATTATCGTTTAGGCATGGCCAGGAGTTTTTTAGAGGCAGGAAATAAGGCAGTGGGAGATATTGCATATGAGCTGGGATACTCGTCACCACAGCATTTCAGCGCTGCATTCAGGAAGAAGTTTGGGGTGGCGCCGAGTGAGTTAAAGAAATAA
- a CDS encoding alpha-N-arabinofuranosidase: MKKNLTFLLLLVIMQVTKAQTTASLTVSGKSDHQISRHIYGHFSEHLGHCIYDGFWVDSSLNVPKKDRIRLDVVDALKKIHIPNLRWPGGCFADEYHWRDGIGKRSDRPKMVNTNWGGVTEDNSFGTHEFMDLCELLHTEPYISANVGSGTVEEMSKWVEYFNFDGVSPMSKLRAENGHPGPWKVGFWGVGNESWGCGGNMTPEFYAGQFRRYATYARDYPGAKLKRMASGASDFDYHWTEVCMRDIPLHMMWGLSLHYYTLPGDWGHKGSATNFDEKEYFTTMRKCLLMDTLVTKHSAVMDKYDPKKKVALAVDEWGIWTDVEPGTNPGFLYQQNSLRDALIAASTLNIFNNHSDRVRLANLAQTVNVLQALILTDKEKMLLTPTYYVFDLFQVHMDAAYLPIQLNSPLYTNGNESIPAVNASASKDSTGAVHISFVNLDPSKKITVKANLQDVQWKTATGQVLTSGKYTDINTFEKPDKVKIATFNGAKKQGNDLVVELPATSVVVVTLK, encoded by the coding sequence ATGAAAAAGAATCTCACTTTCCTGTTGCTTTTGGTGATCATGCAGGTTACAAAGGCACAAACCACAGCAAGTCTCACGGTATCTGGTAAATCCGATCACCAGATCAGCCGTCACATCTATGGTCACTTTTCTGAGCACCTCGGCCATTGTATTTATGATGGTTTCTGGGTTGACTCTTCACTGAACGTACCTAAAAAAGACCGCATCCGCCTCGATGTCGTTGATGCACTCAAAAAGATCCACATTCCGAACCTTCGCTGGCCCGGTGGCTGCTTTGCGGATGAATACCACTGGCGTGACGGTATCGGTAAAAGATCCGATCGTCCTAAAATGGTAAATACCAACTGGGGCGGTGTCACTGAAGACAACTCCTTCGGTACCCACGAATTCATGGACCTCTGCGAACTGCTGCACACGGAGCCTTACATCTCTGCGAATGTAGGTAGCGGTACTGTTGAAGAAATGTCTAAATGGGTAGAGTACTTCAACTTCGACGGTGTAAGCCCAATGAGCAAGCTCCGTGCTGAAAACGGTCATCCTGGCCCCTGGAAAGTCGGTTTCTGGGGTGTAGGTAACGAAAGCTGGGGTTGCGGTGGTAACATGACCCCCGAATTCTATGCAGGCCAGTTCCGTCGTTATGCTACCTATGCCCGCGACTATCCGGGTGCAAAACTGAAAAGAATGGCCAGCGGCGCCAGCGACTTTGACTACCACTGGACGGAGGTTTGTATGAGAGATATTCCGCTGCACATGATGTGGGGTCTGTCCTTACACTATTACACCCTGCCAGGCGACTGGGGCCACAAAGGTTCTGCTACCAACTTCGACGAAAAAGAGTACTTTACCACAATGCGGAAATGCCTGCTCATGGACACACTCGTGACCAAACATTCCGCTGTCATGGATAAATATGATCCTAAAAAGAAAGTAGCACTGGCTGTTGACGAATGGGGTATCTGGACAGATGTGGAACCAGGCACAAACCCCGGTTTCCTCTATCAGCAAAATAGTCTCAGAGACGCCCTGATCGCTGCCTCTACGCTCAATATCTTCAACAACCATAGCGACCGTGTAAGATTAGCCAACCTGGCGCAGACTGTAAACGTATTACAGGCCCTGATCCTGACCGACAAGGAAAAAATGCTGCTGACGCCTACTTACTATGTATTTGACCTGTTCCAGGTACACATGGATGCCGCTTACCTGCCTATTCAGCTGAATAGCCCATTATATACAAATGGTAACGAAAGCATCCCTGCGGTAAATGCCTCAGCATCCAAAGATTCTACCGGGGCAGTGCATATCTCTTTCGTGAACCTGGATCCATCCAAAAAGATCACTGTAAAAGCAAATCTGCAGGATGTACAGTGGAAGACCGCAACTGGTCAAGTATTGACCTCTGGTAAATATACCGACATCAATACCTTCGAAAAGCCAGACAAGGTGAAGATTGCAACTTTCAATGGTGCGAAGAAACAAGGGAATGACCTTGTCGTAGAACTGCCTGCTACGTCTGTCGTAGTTGTCACCTTAAAATAG
- a CDS encoding type 1 glutamine amidotransferase domain-containing protein gives MKILLVTTTHHQPGNTGLWLDTLAAPYYAFIEAGAEVQVASPKGGRVTLDPTAEQHQQLLADQDVVYWLANSLRLSEASAEDFDSIFIAGGRGAMWDLVDNKELNALLQDFNKAHKPIAAVAHGVAGLCCSKDKSGMSLLAGKNITAISNDEEKGEVPFPLETRLKEIGAVFYKGEKVVTDENIITGRNAAAAVETAEAVIEQLESNYYVHFKI, from the coding sequence ATGAAGATATTGTTAGTAACCACAACCCACCATCAGCCAGGTAACACAGGTCTATGGCTTGATACGCTGGCAGCCCCTTACTATGCATTTATCGAAGCTGGCGCAGAAGTTCAGGTCGCTTCACCCAAAGGCGGCAGGGTTACCTTAGATCCAACTGCAGAGCAACACCAACAGTTATTGGCTGATCAGGATGTCGTCTATTGGCTGGCAAACTCGCTCAGGTTGTCTGAAGCCAGTGCCGAGGATTTTGATTCCATCTTTATTGCAGGTGGGAGAGGAGCGATGTGGGACCTGGTAGATAATAAGGAACTGAATGCTTTATTGCAGGATTTCAACAAGGCGCATAAGCCTATTGCGGCTGTAGCACATGGAGTGGCAGGGTTGTGTTGTTCAAAAGATAAGAGTGGAATGAGTTTACTCGCAGGGAAGAATATTACGGCAATTTCAAATGATGAAGAAAAAGGAGAAGTACCTTTCCCTTTGGAAACAAGATTGAAGGAAATAGGCGCCGTATTTTATAAAGGAGAAAAGGTCGTGACGGATGAAAATATTATTACAGGCCGGAATGCAGCCGCGGCTGTAGAAACGGCGGAAGCAGTGATTGAGCAATTAGAAAGTAATTACTACGTACATTTCAAAATATAG
- a CDS encoding SRPBCC domain-containing protein: MEKIISNTLTLDATPEKVWSLLTEPGYVKQYMYNSDLVTNWQVGQPVIFKGDNQVFVKGVAVENKPYSLLSYTVFDPNANYTDEPWNYLTVTYKLEPVGNQTQLTITQGDYTKVQDGEKRYEDSAKAGGWSSILEKIRELV, translated from the coding sequence ATGGAAAAGATCATTTCAAACACACTTACATTGGACGCTACCCCCGAAAAGGTATGGTCCCTTCTCACGGAACCCGGTTATGTAAAACAATACATGTACAATAGTGATCTGGTGACTAACTGGCAGGTGGGTCAGCCTGTGATATTTAAAGGTGATAACCAGGTATTTGTAAAAGGGGTTGCGGTGGAGAACAAACCGTATTCTCTTTTGTCCTATACTGTATTCGACCCCAATGCTAATTATACGGATGAGCCCTGGAATTACCTGACGGTGACATACAAACTGGAGCCGGTGGGAAATCAAACCCAGCTGACCATTACACAGGGAGATTATACAAAGGTACAGGATGGTGAAAAGAGATATGAGGATTCTGCTAAAGCGGGGGGATGGAGCAGTATATTAGAAAAAATCAGGGAGCTGGTGTAA